Sequence from the Tripterygium wilfordii isolate XIE 37 chromosome 10, ASM1340144v1, whole genome shotgun sequence genome:
CTCAACTCTCTAGGTAAACACTTACAACTCTCTCTGTTTCTTACATATGTAATTACCATCATCGATTACCTTAGTTTATAGAAATATTGGCAAATTTTAGAAGATTTTGATCCTCTTGATCACGTTTATCTCGTTATAATCAGCTTGAAATGCCTTGGTAGTAGGAATCCGTGATGACGGGCTTGCTCGATTTAGATATTCAATCCAAAACAGACTTCGGTCGTCCTTTGAACCAAAATCAAAGCCCCGATCATGTTGTGATTGACGTCGCCAGGGTTGCAAATGATGCTTTGCACCAAAGAGAATCAGGAAAAATGGTAAATTTAATCtccccaactttttttttttataaataatttatttatgcgttatttaatttgatttttctttgttaCTAGTACTCGACGACATTCATACATAACAAGAGAGTCCTCTGTCCTCCGTGGATGCTTTAAGGACAGCCACCTTGTCAAGAGTTGAGTCTTCAGACTCCCAGAGAAATGCCAGGGCAATTGAGGAGATTGAACCAGTGGTGGAAGATGATCCTGGAGTGCTCATCACCACCAAAGAATTAAGAAATGACACTACTGTACACCAGCGAATCAGGTaaaggtatatatataaatatgcatCTCTTCACATTATCATTGCATTCATCTTTGTTTAGCTGTGTTAACTTTTGGAAAAATGTAAAAAATCCACATCAGAAATGTTTCCCTGCTATAATCAGATATCCATTCCATATGCTGCGAACATGATGCTTCTTTATGTTGTTGGATTTGTATGCCTAGAGGTGCTTTTCTATGTTCTTGTTTTTGCTTTTAAAGTCGGTTTCTTTTTGCTTGTCTACCTTTCCTTGCGATGTGGGTAAGTGCAGCAAGTCCAAAAGCTTCAAAAGCAACAGTCACTCATGGTTATGAAATACATAGCTCACTCCATGACTCACCGAGAAACATCACCAGGTAATCAAAGACAAATAGACAATTAAAGTGTCATTGTGCGTGTGAGAGAGTGAGAAAGATTGCTTTGTGTCGAAATAATGATGGACCAGAGAGATTTATTTGTCCAGAAAATATAGAGATAAAAGAGTATTCCATGGATATGGATGGGTGATCTCACACATAGAAGAGATGATGATCAAGTAATGATGGAGGAGATAGAGAGATAAAAGAGTCGGCCCCAaaataatgatatatatatatatatatatatatatatatatatatatatgcatattgagGATCTTGATATGAAATGGGTGATGAGATAGAAGAGAAAGAGTGGAAGATGATGAAGTTGAATCAGGTACAACAGAGGATATCTCAAAGCTTCATATCCCACATCGTTTTTATAAAAGAGAAGTAAAGGGAAAAATGCTTTAAAAGTATGAAAAAGCCCCCTAACAAAGTTTCATGATACCGAGTCGCCCGAGAACCACTCAACCACAAAGTGAGTGAAATCAATACCCGAACCCGGTCCCTGTGTAAAAGGTTTCGGGTCTAACTGATAAGGCCCGGGTCACCGGGTCGGGTCGTGTTTGCGTGCATGATGTAAACAAATGCACCATGAAGCTCATTCCGGCGAGCCCGGCCGAGGACCCCTAATCCCACCGTTGTGTATCGCATATTGACATAATTGAGTCAATGACAAGGACGCGCTTCAACCTCTTCTCTTCTACATTGGAAAAAACATTACAGCAAGCAGATTATTTTCGACTTTCACTTTCTGCACTCGATCTCAACACGACGATACCATCTCCCTAGGTAAAACCCTTATAACTCTGTTTCTCTCGTACTTGCCATCATCGATCTCCTTAGTTTATAGAAATTTTGGCAAATTTTAGAAGATTTTGATCCTCTTGATCACGTTTATCTCGTGATAATCAACTCGAAATGCCTTGCTAGTAGGAATCCATGATGACGGGCTTGCCCGATTTAGAGATTCAATCGACAAGAGACGAAGGTCGTCCTTGGAATCAAAATGATGCTTTGCACCTAAGAGGAAAAATGGTAAATTTAATCTCCccaacctttttttaaaaaataatttatttatgcgttatttaattggatttttaattttatatatatatatgtgtatgtatatttcaGAGAAGAATCGCGTTGTTCTTGGGCAGTTTCATTTTAGAGGGTTTATCCATAGCATTTGATCAGTTAAGCACcccaaagaagccaatatatgCATTTATGTCAATGATAACGGCTTCATTGGGGTTGCTCCTATCAATCATTGAGCTTTCTTACAGAGTTAGAGAGAATGATATGATCATTTCGCAACTCCTTGGAGAGGCACTggaaaattttggattttttatcTCAACTTGGCAATGCATTTATGCAGTAGTACAATATGTTTACCTTTACGAAAAGAAGATCGACAGCCCGATCAAAATATCTATCCTACCTTTAATCTTCCTCATCTGTGTTGCGATCTCTAAATTATATGATAATTACTGCGGTGATTCTAGTACTCAACGACATCCATACATAACAAGAGAGTCCTCTGTGGATGATTCAAAGACAACCACCTTGTCAAGAGTTGAGTCTTCAGTCTCCCTGAGAAATGCCAGGGCAGTTGAGGAGGTTGAACTGTTGGTGGAAGATGATCCTGGAGTGCTCATCACCACCAAAGAATTAAGAAATGACACTACAGTACACCAGCGAATCAGGTAAAGGTATATAAATACGCATCTCTTCACATGATAATTGCATTCATCATTGTTTAACTATGTTAACTTTTGGAAAAATGTTAAAAATCCACATCAGAAATGTTTCCCCGCTATAATCAGATATTCAGATATCCAGATATTCAGATATCCATGCCATATGTTGCGAATATGATGCTTCTCTATGTTGTTGGATTTGTATGCCTACATATATAGGAATAGGAACGTACATGACCATAAACATTTTATTGATGCAACTTTTTTAGGGCCTGTAGCTCCCTTACATCCATTCTATAGCATGTAGTTCCTTCAAATTTGGGGCTTTGTTGCCCTCTGTTTGTTTGGGGCTTTTGAGCTCATCTTTACGACCTAACGGCTCACACTTGttgatatttatatatagagCTTGGCAACAACTCATAGAAGTCTAGCTCCTtgtgatttttcttctttttttttttgcatcctTGACCACGTGAACACCAACATATGAGACAATCTGTCTGCACTACCCATCTatctatattttataataaccgGTGGTATTTGGTGGCTGGCTGATACCTGTCCTTTCGATATTTTCGAGTATtccctttttttgtttgttagtTTTGTCATTTTCGACAATTGATTTTCGCTGACTGGTCGACACTTGTTCTCTGTATATTCTGGGGTTCCTTCTTGTGAAACTGGTCTCAGGAAAGGTAGTTGGACacttgaagaagatgaaaagtTATTAGCTTATGTTACTAGGCCGTATGGCGCCCGGAACTGGCCTGAAGTTTCCCAAGTTCGCAGGTGATATAGCTGGACTAGCTTTTAAAATTGTGTGTTTCAAATATTGACGATATTGTTGAGTACAATAATTTTGAACAACACAACAtaaaaataaagggaaaaaataaagaaataagagCCTCATTTACATTATAATGGTAGCGTGTCTTGACATCTATTCCCCCTTTACACTTCCACCTAGTTTCAGTCCATGGACACTCCtcaccaaaaccctaaccctaatttcACTCACTTCACCAGTCAATTCGTCGATCCATTCTCCTCCTCAGACTTCGAGTTCTCCAAGTATCTCAATGTCATCGACAATGTGTTCGATGATATGATCATTTATCGTCACCGTGTATGGTCCCATCGGACCACATCGGGGGCAGCTCAACGTGGCATGGTGTTGCACCATCAATAGATACAACCATGCAAGAGGCtcactatatttttgttttgcttacTATTAATGAATAATCGGctcttgtttgtttgatttggatGTAGAAATTGAGATGTGAattgtatttttctttgaaattgcagtagTAAAAATGGGGTGAAGAATAACGAGATGAAAGGAAGGGTTGCATTAAGGACCAAATCGATATAAATGGAGAAAGTACAGAAAGAAGTCTGCCACGAACAACCGCAACCAGAGGTAAGGATAAGACTTTGATTGGTGAAGAATTATAAAGAACACAATTTACCAGTACGTTTTCCTTGCACGTGAACTAGTAAAATATTCATCAATGAACTCCTAAGTACCCACTTGTGAATTGTGATGAAGCTAatgctgatatatatatatatatatatatatatatatatatatatatatggtgttagAAATATGGATCTTATATTCTTATGAAATGAATATGTAGATTGGACCCCAGTCATGCGAGTGTTTGTTTGTGTGATTGGCTGGTTATTTTTTGGTACATATCTGATATCTCTTTATATAAGTAATTAAACACATATtgctaataaatatatattgatgAAGCACCCGTTCCCAAATATGTATGAGTACTGGGGCATATATTCATGATAAGGTATATTCTAACTTCCAAAACAATGTATCTGGAGTCTGGACCATGAACTCCTTGTCATTCCTTTTTTTCCCATTCCATCATTGGGTTGTGATCTATATGTTGATTTGGAATTTGGAAATCATTCTTACATAACCATACATGCGCGCACACACGCACACGcgtgtatctatatattttatatactgATGGTCTCTTTGTTTGTCATAACACACCACCTGCAACTAAAAGTGGATACATGTTTCAATGGTTTCTTTTCACTCTATTTATATATGGATATAAAACATTGAGTTAGTGATCCATTAATTTTGGTATGCGCTTGccattgtttgaaattttaataaaacaaaCTTAAATAGGCAAGGTTTTGCACGGCTGATATTAGAGgatcaatatattatatatggatGTCGTCTCCATGGGATTACCAAATTAATGATGGTTGTTAACTGTCCTAACTAATAACTGTTGGGTGCTATTGTGTCAACAAagacagaatatatatatatatatatgtatgtgtgtgtgtgtgtgcatgtgtATGCAAAGCCCACATCACACTCGATGTTAATTAGGATGATCCGATGATATTCTTGTTCTTTTAGATTCATTTTTCCTTTCTGTCGTAAGGCTGCTTCACAGTCTTTAATATGTATGACgtaatgaatttgagattttagttaaacagtatttacaatCTTCGCAGGTATTACTATGACTGTTCAACTGGAGGATGCTATGTGAAGAAGGTTGCAGAGAGCGACAGAAGACTCAAGTTACCTGATAACAAAATACCAGGGAGTGCACAACCATGAAAGCCCTCGTGTGAATTCTCTGATGTGGATTTAAAGTGCAGATTTATAATATAGATTACTTTTTTAGGGTGTGGATAAGTGAAATGAGAAGTGAGtatcacatgtttcaaatcaatgctgAAAATATTAGTTCTTATTTTAAGTTCACAAAGGATAATTCATATATGAACAGTAAGTCAGATTAATTGACTTTATGTCTGAATATTAGACCAATCAGTTTGCCTATTATTTGTTGGGTTCAAAGATACATTTATGTCCCGATATTTTTGCCAAGTGTGAACGGTAGCAAATGAATTTGttctaattaaattttattttaaacaatAATTAATACACGTCTACTTCTCCAACTAACTCTTCGTCTGTCTTACTCTTTTTGGAGAATCTGTAAACTCTACATCGCTAAACGCTCAACCTTTCTCATCCTCCTTTCTCATGGGACACTGCAATATCATTCATCTCATCTGCGTTAAGAAAAGGGTAAAGAAAGACCATTGGCAACGTCCTCGATAGCATTCCATAACCTGTGAGGAGCGAGTTGTAGAGCTAGAAGGATGGGGTTGGAAGCTTAGTTGTTTGGGCGTCAGGCTAAGAAACGATGGGTCTTCTTTATGACTTTATGTTAGttaaatacaatatatatatatatatatactgacaAAGCATTTCCAGTCATTTAACTATAGCTAGCTTCCAAAGTACACGTTatttgtgtatgtgtgtgaaACTTGGATTTTATTTGATCAAATCTAATCTGGACCATTAATTTATGTGACAATCATGATtaatcttatttgcaccccaacTTTTGCTAAGTACACTCCTAAATCAACAAAAAACCGTCATCTATACACACTCCCGCTGACCCTACCATTTCCCTccacttctctctttctccttcgtttccctcctctctctcactTGCACAGCTTCTCTCTCGCGATTCTTACAATTCTCGAGCAATTTCTTCATCGAAAACGTCGATGGACCGATGGGAAGAGGCGACGAAGATGATATGGATTACGAGGTAGTGATGGAAGACGATGAAGACTCCTTCGAAGGAGAAGAGAATGTTAATGACGAATTGGTAAGCATAACCCTAACCCAACAAAATGTGCGTGTTGCTAGGGTTTAGTTCATATTTAACTTGTGACTGTTGAAACGACCTTGCATTTGCATCTATTTTCAGGGCCATGTTGTTGAGTCACCCACCCCATTGATGGTTAAAGCGGACACAACCCAGTTTTTTCGAACAAAGATGGTATAGACTACAACCCCGTTTATTGTAAACTTTGTAGGAATTCCCTAGTGTTTTCGAAGTGATTTGTTGATGGTTGGTTTATGGATTGTGTAGGAATTCCATAGTATGCTAGGAGATGTGGCTGTAGGCATGGAGTAGTTGTGGTTGTTAAAAGATCATACTTGAATGATCTGAAGAGAACCTCTAGGATTTTATTTGGGTGTGAGAGGAGTGGTGGATACAGGGCAAAATGCATTCCAAAGAAgataagatcatcaacaaatAAATGTGGATGCCCATTTTCTCTGAAAACTCAATTGATAGATGCAGCAACTGGGACATGGGGGTTGGTTGTTATGAATGGGAAGCACAATCATGCTTTGgtaaaagcttttgaagggcaTTCATATGTAGGTAGACTAAGTGTAGAGGAAAAGGCAACTGTTGAGAGGCTAAGCAGGTCAGGGGTGAAGGCAAGGGAAATACTAAATCACTTGAAGCTCAAGGATCCAACAAATGCATCAACAATCAAGACACTTTACAATGCCAGAAATGCTCTAAGGCTATCTGAGACAGCTGGTAAGTCACATATGCAACATTTGTTCAAGTTATTAACTGAGAATGGTTACGTTACAAAGCATTGTTATGAACCAGAAACAGAGGTGTTACAAGACTTGTTTTGGCGTAACTCTACTTCAATTCAGCTGGCCAAAGCTTTTCCTTTTGTTATTATGCTAGACTACGCATACAAGACCAACAAATATATACTATCTTTGCTGCAATTTGTTGGAGTTACTTCTACAAAGAAGACATTCTCAGTTGCTTTTTGCTATATGAGTTCAGAGAAACAAGACAATTATGTGCGGGCTTTGAATTGCATAAGAGACTTTTTTGATACAGTATTGGCAGGTGTGTTCATATGTGATAGAGAGATTGCTTTGATGAATGCACTGAAGACTGTTTTTCCAAGTGCCAAGAACATTCTATGTTGAGTACATGTATCTAAGAAATGTCCTCAGCAACTGTGTTGGCCTATTTCGACTGAAAGCTGAGTTTGATGATTTTATGAGCTGTTGGGGAATTGTCATGCATGCCAAAACAACTGCAGAGTTTGAGGAGGCAGTGAAGGATATGCAAAACAAGTTTAAGGATCATCTAAAAGCCTTGAGTTATGTCAATGATTCATGGTTGAGTAAATACAAGACCTACTTTGTGGCTGCCTGGGTTGATCAGTTTTTTCATTTAGGGAGCACAACCAACAGAGTTGAGAGCAGCCATTCTAAGCTTAGAAAGTACCTCTCTAACTCAGTTGGTGGATTTGTCCAATCTTTTAGCAAAATTAACTTGTTATTGCAATGTCAAGTTGTTAACATAAAGACATCCTTTGAAGACAATCTAACTAGAGTGCCAATTAGATTTAGGATTCCTTTCTACAAGGAATTGGTGAATGTGGTATCTATTGCTGCCTTGGAGAAGATTGAAACTAAATGTGCTTCCATTGGCAGTGTAGGAGTTAGTGCAGAGAATTGTCTACACACAAATGCCAAATGCTTTGGTTTGCCATGTGCTCATATGGTGACAATTTGCAGAAATGAAGGTAAGTGCATCCCACTCAGTGACATACATGACTATTGGAAACAATTGTGCATCCAACCATTCAGTCAAGACACTAAAGATCAAGTCACCATTGATATTGAGATGGAGATTATGTGGAGGACAATTGAGCTTGCTATTGTGCCTCAGAAgctagaaataaaaagatagctTCAGCCATTAGGCAAAGCAAGCAACACTTCCATATTAGGACAAAGCCTAAGGTTaatgtgggggggggggggggaggaaGATGGGGTAGAAGGGGCTTAAATCATCTCAAGTAGATGAAAATCAAGCAAGCATGATCGTTGAGCATTTGAGCATGCTATGGAGTCTCATGTCTTTGAAGATGTTCAACAAAGTCAGAATTCAAAGCAGAGTGTCAAGCAAAAGGGAAAGTTGAAGGTACACAGAACTAGGAAGCCAAACACCACAAATTGGGTGTCTCTATTTCCTGATTCTTGCAGGCCTACATTTCCAATATTTTTGATGTCCCTAGAGATGGCCACTATGGATTCAGAGTTGTGGCATCGTTCTATTGTTGGGGTGATAATGGTTGGCAAATAGTTTGGAAAGATCTTGCAAATGAGCTTCGCATGAATGGAGGTCAATATGACAATCTATTAGCTCCTTTCTCAAGCACATTAGAGCTTCTATCCAGTGTTGAGTGTAATCTACTATGGCAGATCAAAAAAATTGGATGATGATGCCTTATATGAGAAATGTGGTAGCTACATGCTACAATGTTGTTGTTGCACTCATTTCACAAGAACAGTGCCTCACATTTTTCCCCTTAGGGATACACTGCCAATGGATTATAAGCAAGGGATCATGGTATTCGGGTATATCAATGACTCTCACTTCATCATAATGGAATTAACTCCAAATAGTCTCATGCCTCCTGTTTCAAAGATGTGGACAAATCATCATCATACCATTGCCAGAGGTGGCCAGCTATGTTTCCTTCTAGGATCGAAAAATTGAAGACACTATCTGGGTCGAGGCCACGTAACGTAGCAACTGTGGAGTTGATAGATTGATTCAAGACACCTCCTTGTTCATTTTGTCTGGGACTGATATGACCTTCCTTGTTCATTTTGTTTGGGACTTCCTCGTTCATATGCTGCTTAGGACTGAAATGACATTCCTTGTTCATTATGTTTAGGACTGATATTGCTTCTTATATGATTCTGGCTTCATTTTGTCTTTGATCCCAAGTTGTTGTATAGGTATAATACAAGAGATGAtatgctctgttttttttttcttctgttgtaCATGGGGTGCAGgtgacaaaattttaaaaaataggaaCATGGGGTGAACTCATAACTGTTTTAATTTTAACTGAGATTTATTTAGATTGGGGTGCGCTCAACAGAAAATGGGGTGCAACTAAGGTTCATCGACAATCGTAGATATTATTTAGGAGCTAACATGGAAGAACCAAAATCATTTCATTATTTAGTAATCATACTGTGTATGATGATCATATGATATTAAAGAATCCAATTGAGCAATGAGTTAGTCAATGACAAGAACCGACTTCAACCTCACTCGTACAGGGGAAATCATGATGAATTTCCAGGAAAAACAGTACAAGATGAAGATTCCGCGCAGTTTCTATGAGTCAATGACAATGACCCGCTTCAACC
This genomic interval carries:
- the LOC120007784 gene encoding uncharacterized protein LOC120007784 isoform X1 → MMTGLPDLEIQSTRDEGRPWNQNDALHLRGKMRRIALFLGSFILEGLSIAFDQLSTPKKPIYAFMSMITASLGLLLSIIELSYRVRENDMIISQLLGEALENFGFFISTWQCIYAVVQYVYLYEKKIDSPIKISILPLIFLICVAISKLYDNYCGDSSTQRHPYITRESSVDDSKTTTLSRVESSVSLRNARAVEEVELLVEDDPGVLITTKELRNDTTVHQRIRKGSWTLEEDEKLLAYVTRPYGARNWPEVSQVRSSKNGVKNNEMKGRVALRTKSI
- the LOC120007784 gene encoding uncharacterized protein LOC120007784 isoform X2; translation: MMTGLPDLEIQSTRDEGRPWNQNDALHLRGKMRRIALFLGSFILEGLSIAFDQLSTPKKPIYAFMSMITASLGLLLSIIELSYRVRENDMIISQLLGEALENFGFFISTWQCIYAVVQYVYLYEKKIDSPIKISILPLIFLICVAISKLYDNYCGDSSTQRHPYITRESSVDDSKTTTLSRVESSVSLRNARAVEEVELLVEDDPGVLITTKELRNDTTVHQRISSKNGVKNNEMKGRVALRTKSI
- the LOC120007242 gene encoding uncharacterized protein LOC120007242, which encodes MGRGDEDDMDYEVVMEDDEDSFEGEENVNDELGHVVESPTPLMVKADTTQFFRTKMYARRCGCRHGVVVVVKRSYLNDLKRTSRILFGCERSGGYRAKCIPKKIRSSTNKCGCPFSLKTQLIDAATGTWGLVVMNGKHNHALVKAFEGHSYVGRLSVEEKATVERLSRSGVKAREILNHLKLKDPTNASTIKTLYNARNALRLSETAGKSHMQHLFKLLTENGYVTKHCYEPETEVLQDLFWRNSTSIQLAKAFPFVIMLDYAYKTNKYILSLLQFVGVTSTKKTFSVAFCYMSSEKQDNYVRALNCIRDFFDTVLAGVFICDREIALMNALKTVFPSAKNILC